A genomic window from Acidobacteriota bacterium includes:
- a CDS encoding tetratricopeptide repeat protein, with product MKLKTLWLTVAALALITINATAQVGRLEGDVVKRGTTEGIPGAEVAIVRTDIKGNYDVKADKKGHFLHAGVPYVGTYTLLISAPGFTPSYLSGIKPAQGEGLKVELDPGDGHKITMEDLKRAGGGAAAAPGAPAPKQLSAAEIKKQQEEYEKAKASNEKAKSDHETMKKVFESGIAKSNAKDYAGAIADFNEAAKLDAEQYAIWANLGLALYNRGVTNLNESLKGDMSKRDAAKQDFTDAAGAADKALALVEKDLGDPAKAVDAKKRKATTLKIKADAQGLMAKRLGVMEMVDPSVKAYAEAADLSELPADKIKYQLAAAEVYFESGKAEESVAAYQKILEANPDNIDAMYKLGLAYASVAKFQESANTFQKFLDTAPATDGRVAEVKTVLKDLVVGNNLQPPKSEPAKKAAPAKKKP from the coding sequence ATGAAACTCAAGACCCTGTGGTTAACGGTGGCGGCCTTGGCGCTGATTACGATCAACGCAACGGCACAGGTTGGCCGCCTCGAAGGCGACGTTGTCAAACGCGGTACGACCGAAGGTATTCCCGGCGCGGAAGTCGCCATCGTCCGCACCGACATCAAAGGCAATTACGATGTTAAGGCCGATAAGAAAGGCCACTTCCTGCACGCGGGCGTGCCCTATGTCGGCACCTACACGCTTTTGATTTCGGCGCCTGGTTTTACGCCGTCGTATTTGAGCGGCATCAAACCGGCACAAGGCGAAGGTCTCAAGGTCGAACTCGATCCTGGCGACGGTCACAAAATCACAATGGAGGATTTGAAGCGCGCGGGTGGCGGCGCAGCCGCAGCCCCGGGCGCGCCAGCGCCTAAACAACTGAGTGCGGCTGAAATCAAAAAACAGCAGGAAGAATACGAGAAGGCCAAAGCCTCCAATGAGAAAGCCAAATCCGATCACGAAACGATGAAGAAAGTCTTCGAGAGCGGCATCGCCAAATCCAACGCCAAGGATTACGCGGGCGCAATCGCCGATTTCAACGAGGCCGCCAAGCTGGACGCCGAGCAATATGCGATCTGGGCCAATCTTGGACTGGCGCTTTACAACCGGGGCGTCACGAACCTGAACGAAAGCCTCAAGGGCGACATGTCCAAACGCGATGCCGCCAAGCAGGATTTCACGGATGCGGCAGGCGCGGCAGACAAAGCGTTAGCCCTGGTTGAAAAAGATTTGGGTGATCCGGCCAAAGCTGTAGACGCCAAGAAGCGCAAGGCGACGACGCTGAAGATCAAAGCCGACGCGCAAGGTCTGATGGCCAAGCGGTTGGGTGTGATGGAAATGGTTGATCCATCGGTGAAAGCGTATGCCGAGGCGGCTGATCTTTCCGAACTTCCGGCGGACAAGATCAAATATCAATTGGCAGCGGCAGAGGTTTACTTCGAGTCCGGCAAAGCGGAAGAATCCGTTGCGGCCTATCAGAAAATCCTGGAAGCCAATCCGGATAACATTGACGCGATGTACAAGCTCGGTTTGGCCTACGCCAGCGTAGCGAAATTTCAGGAGTCCGCGAATACGTTCCAGAAATTCCTGGACACCGCACCAGCCACAGACGGACGTGTCGCCGAAGTCAAAACCGTATTGAAAGACCTGGTTGTGGGCAACAACCTGCAACCGCCGAAATCCGAGCCTGCCAAGAAAGCCGCTCCGGCAAAGAAAAAACCTTAA